A genomic window from Pseudomonas argentinensis includes:
- a CDS encoding lysine N(6)-hydroxylase/L-ornithine N(5)-oxygenase family protein, translating into MGLVYDYIGVGFGPSNLALAIATEEFAQRSGREPSVCFIERKPSFNWHEGMLIDGSSMQISFLKDLATLRNPASRFTFISYLKACGRLEDFINLNTFYPSREEFNDYLGWAADAFAGQVHYGEEVTSIEPFYSAGVCAGVEVVSRGTDGQSTRRRGRNLVLGIGGVAQIPAAFAGLADPRIVHSSRYLGVLDALLGDGSPPRRVAVIGGGQSAAEIFHDLACRFPQVEASLLIRGGSLKPSDDSPFVNEIFNADFTDRIFAQGPEQRARMLREYRNTNYSVVDLELIEKIYHLFYQQKVRGQHPHRLLTHREVMAVATDDNGVELSLRNTVGGDQHSERFDVVILATGYRRDYHRTLLEGFADYIEGDAVDRQYRLSLRAGCQAQIFLQGSCEGSHGLSDTLLSVLALRSEELVTSMFAEPSGTQVRESLRLAAASLS; encoded by the coding sequence ATGGGGCTCGTTTACGACTATATCGGGGTTGGCTTCGGGCCCTCTAACTTGGCACTGGCCATCGCTACCGAAGAGTTCGCGCAGCGCAGTGGACGAGAGCCCAGCGTCTGCTTTATCGAGCGCAAGCCTTCATTCAACTGGCATGAAGGAATGCTGATCGACGGTTCGAGCATGCAGATATCCTTCCTCAAGGATCTCGCCACGCTGCGCAATCCGGCCAGCCGTTTCACCTTCATCAGCTACCTCAAGGCATGCGGGCGCCTGGAGGACTTCATCAACCTGAATACCTTCTATCCCAGCCGCGAGGAGTTCAACGACTACCTCGGCTGGGCCGCCGATGCATTCGCCGGGCAGGTCCATTACGGCGAAGAGGTGACCAGCATCGAGCCGTTCTACAGTGCCGGCGTATGTGCCGGCGTGGAGGTGGTTTCACGCGGTACGGACGGACAGAGCACGCGGCGCCGCGGGCGCAACCTGGTGCTGGGTATCGGCGGTGTGGCACAGATCCCGGCGGCCTTCGCCGGCCTGGCTGATCCACGCATCGTGCATTCCTCGCGCTACCTGGGCGTGCTCGATGCCTTGTTGGGCGATGGCAGTCCTCCACGTCGGGTCGCCGTCATCGGGGGTGGACAGAGCGCCGCGGAAATCTTCCATGATCTGGCGTGCCGCTTCCCGCAGGTCGAGGCCAGTCTTTTGATACGCGGCGGCAGCCTCAAACCCTCCGATGACAGCCCGTTCGTCAACGAGATATTCAATGCTGACTTCACCGACCGCATCTTCGCCCAAGGCCCTGAGCAGCGCGCGCGGATGCTGAGGGAGTACCGCAACACCAACTATTCGGTGGTCGATCTGGAGCTGATCGAGAAGATCTACCACCTGTTCTACCAGCAGAAGGTTCGCGGTCAGCACCCCCATCGTTTGCTCACCCATCGCGAAGTCATGGCCGTTGCCACCGACGACAACGGTGTGGAGTTGAGCCTGCGTAACACGGTGGGCGGCGATCAGCACAGCGAGCGATTCGATGTGGTGATCCTCGCCACCGGCTATCGCCGTGATTATCACCGCACCCTCCTGGAGGGCTTTGCCGACTACATCGAGGGCGATGCGGTCGACCGTCAGTACCGCTTGTCACTGCGTGCTGGCTGCCAGGCACAGATTTTCCTGCAAGGCAGCTGCGAGGGCAGCCACGGCCTCAGCGACACCCTGCTGTCGGTACTGGCCCTGCGTTCCGAGGAGTTGGTCACCTCGATGTTCGCGGAGCCCTCCGGCACGCAGGTGCGCGAGTCGCTGCGTCTGGCCGCGGCATCGCTCAGCTAA
- a CDS encoding non-ribosomal peptide synthetase, giving the protein MVDQAQHFADILDYHAERTPGRVAIRHIVADQGEPLLTTYGELREQALAVAGLLQQRLGCQAGERCVLMLPSGAEYAATFFGCLYAGVIAVPAFPPENNRQMHIERLTGILLDAQPAVVLAPREVIQRCQADLQPLLAPEAKMIAIEDVDAHDRAGYQPRLITSDALAFLQYTSGSTRAPKGVMVSHANLLANERSMNRGFKAIEEESWVSWLPLYHDMGLMAGLLLPVLHGGTLTLMAPNFFLARPARWLQAISQYGGTFSGGPDFAYRLCAERVPQSSLETLDLSSWRLAFSGSEPIRLDTLQAFSQRFAEVGFRAQALAPSYGLAEATLYVCTDAAEREPQVEAFASKTAGQAGSRLPACGWSDAQHPLRIVEPQTLEVLEDDQVGEIWVAGPSIAQGYWRNPEATAEAFVERDGRRWLRTGDLGVVREGQLFIAGRLKDLIILNGQNFYPQDIEQALEQDIELLRQGRTAAFAVTDEQGMEGVGLALEVSRNVRKLISAEMICQRIADGMGERFQLAPQLILLLEPGALPRTTSGKLQRSACRSGWQNGSLAIFAQWYKGRLQGADTTNPLPQANVVLPQVLQAWQEVLGCTVLEEGDHFFARGGDSVGVMQVLARLNAELGLELQADSLFERPRLGEFSAWVAAQPRTARQMPPLQGEVRDAQCAQSYAQQRLWFLERLQGDASAYRLGGELCFRGRLDEAALQRSFDDLISRHESLRTRFSAGEEDGVPLQRIDPPFAVDLVRFDLRGEADGEAALARLREARMNLPLDLQQGPLWHLALVRVGEADHRLLLVMHHIICDGWSIQVLIREFAQLYAAHVLGQAANLPALPVQYADYAIWQRRWLLAGEGERQLTYWKQQLGDEQPLLQLPADHPRPARQSHRGARHAIRLDEALSQRLHAYAADQGVTLFMLLLAAFKVQLQRYSGQRDIRVGVPSAGRVCRETEALIGFFVNTQVLRSEFGGEHSFADVVAQARAAALGAQDHQLLPFEQLVEALAPQRSLSHNPLFQVKFTQQFALAQDLALPGVSLSARQLDEQAAHFDLGLDITDLPKGIEAAFTYAQDLFDAERINALAADFEQLLEQLLAQPQAPLASLQLTVQPSQVVGVECRFAAATVLDLWQPHVHGEAVALMHDGVPCSFATLEAQANQLAQHLLALGVAPEQRVALCLQRSPSFVIGLLAALKVGAAFVPLDPAWPAQRQAFVLADSACVALLCESVSAQSFAGPKLDFSADAPWRQQPSEAPTVLVHPLQAAYLIYTSGTTGQPKGAVISHGALADYVQGMLEQLALAPEASMAMVSTVAADLGHTVLFGALLSGRTLHLLSAETVADADNLGDYLTTQQVGILKIVPTHLAGLLQAGAGERAIPAHALIVGGEALPAELVKEVKRLRPQCRLINHYGPSETTVGVLTYEVTDVELAALGGVVPIGRPLPNVRALVLDMALTPLPQGAVGELYLGGPGLARGYLDRPGLTAASFLPDPFAKGERLYRTGDRARLLADGRIEFLGRSDDQVKVRGYRVALGEIVAQLRGLAGIADAHVQLDERGQLLAYAVAQESSLDPAQVQAQLAERLPDYMLPSHVLLLERFPLTANGKLDRQALPQPQAAEQGFEAPHEGIETQLAALWQQVLKVEHVGRHDNFFTLGGDSILSLQIIARARRQGIRLTPKQLFEKQSIAELAQVAVVAETPVAPASASAEVTHSFALTPIQARFFAQPPARIGHWNQALLLAADEPLDARALAEALQAVVRHHASLRLSFQQDTQGNWQQRYRGAQPAQELLWVCQVAAADDLPALCDEAQRSLDIERGPLLRAVLAQLPDGRNRLMLAVHHLAVDGVSWRVLLDDLQQAYAQRLAGETISLAAVATSFQQWSAHLQTLAGSPQLAAQLEYWQGFSAAAACLPCERPEGSAKVADAGQLHLTLDATSTARLLGEVPAAYRTQINDVLLAALAQALWQWSGRRRTVISLEGHGREEDRLDLSRTLGWFTSLYPVTLQASDDLNATLKLVKEGLRQVPDKGIGYGVLKYLAKAPLEELTGQGLTFNYLGRFDDQASARWRLADEASGAPRDGSGPLANALAIDGQVRGGCLQLALTYSRARFEASTVERLLGLYDQALRQLIEHCCAPGAGGLTPSDFPLATLGQAQLDALPYAPQQIEDLFPLAPMQQGILLHSQLERGSGIYLMQDQYAVASALDVEAFTHAWQQVVQRHPALRTAFCNLDDTPHQLVLRQVPSPVQFLDFSELPRDEAEARLQAILDEERQLGFDFTRAPLLRLRLVKFAEADLRIVQSHHHVLIDAWCRGLMLAEFFAQYRARLLGRRLQLPPARPYRDFIAWLARQDEAASRRYWQDELAGFDTVTPLPYRYQQGEAGMRDVSLALDAAQTRALAEQARRHQLTVNTFVQAAWALLLMRYSGRDDVLFGVTVAGRPTELEGIEEALGLFINTLPLRVQLPGADSTGLQLLQALQAQNAGMRQHEQLSLAEVQSFADTPRGQPLFDSLFVFENVPLGGEVQQAVETYRITPLTNRTHTNYPLTVVLLPGSSLTLQLSFDTQQFAVADMQVLVEHFRRLLLQLSEAPQRPLSALRLLDDGERDALSQLGQGQTQPQWYAQSYLARFEAQVEQHGARTVARCQGQTLSYLELNERANRIGHGLIECGVQFDDVVALYAPRDLPLLSLIIGAFKAGAAYLALDERHPPARSARMLTSSAAPVLITPREQLAQVQAMLAELPQPPRVLVYEDLLEHSRSDNPGRYAGPEHLAYLIYTSGSTGEPKGVMVSQRGMLNNQLAKVPYLQLGEADVIAQTAATGFDISVWQLLTAPLFGGALEIIPDAITHDPQALLACVADTGVSVLEAVPAVIDGMLEASPVALPALRWLLPTGEALSHELATRWFARYPQVPMINAYGPAECADDVTLYRLDAAPPRRQPIAIGQPTDNNRLYVLGGDLELLPSGVVGELYIGGTGVGRGYAARPGLTAERFVPDPFGAPGERLYRSGDLARWNAEGYLEYVGRVDFQVKIRGQRIELGEIEACLLASAPLRQAVVGAHEGAAGTQLIAYGVAEAGQQVEVQALREALAAQLPAYMVPAQIILLPRLPLNANGKLDRRALPAPQVQAHSFEAPQGELEQHLAQLWRDLLKVEQVGRHDHFFELGGHSLLATRLLALIRETRGVTVPLAQAFEATTVAAMASLIRNLENQALNDERLDALDDLMSALEEIQ; this is encoded by the coding sequence ATGGTGGATCAGGCGCAGCACTTTGCCGACATTCTGGACTATCACGCCGAGCGCACGCCGGGCCGAGTGGCCATCCGGCATATCGTGGCGGATCAGGGCGAGCCACTATTGACGACTTATGGCGAACTGCGGGAGCAGGCGCTGGCCGTCGCCGGCCTGCTGCAGCAGCGCCTGGGCTGTCAGGCGGGGGAGCGTTGCGTGCTGATGCTGCCCAGTGGCGCCGAGTACGCTGCTACCTTCTTCGGTTGCCTGTACGCCGGTGTGATCGCGGTGCCGGCCTTCCCGCCGGAGAACAACCGGCAGATGCATATCGAGCGCCTCACCGGCATTCTGCTCGATGCCCAGCCCGCAGTGGTGCTGGCGCCGCGCGAGGTGATCCAGCGTTGCCAGGCGGATCTGCAGCCGCTGCTCGCGCCCGAGGCAAAGATGATCGCCATCGAGGATGTCGATGCCCACGACCGCGCTGGCTACCAGCCGCGTTTGATTACCAGCGATGCGCTGGCTTTCCTGCAATACACCTCGGGTTCCACCCGTGCGCCCAAGGGGGTAATGGTCAGCCACGCCAACCTGCTCGCTAACGAGCGCAGCATGAACCGGGGCTTCAAGGCCATTGAGGAGGAATCCTGGGTCAGCTGGCTGCCGCTGTACCACGACATGGGGCTGATGGCCGGGCTGCTGCTGCCGGTTCTGCACGGCGGTACCCTGACGCTGATGGCACCGAACTTCTTTCTCGCCAGGCCGGCGCGCTGGTTGCAGGCCATCAGCCAATACGGGGGCACTTTCTCCGGCGGGCCGGATTTTGCCTATCGCCTGTGCGCCGAGCGTGTGCCACAGAGCAGCCTGGAGACACTCGATCTGAGTAGCTGGCGTCTGGCGTTTTCTGGCTCCGAGCCTATCCGGTTGGACACTCTGCAGGCCTTCAGCCAGCGTTTCGCGGAGGTGGGTTTTCGTGCTCAGGCGCTGGCGCCGAGCTACGGATTGGCCGAAGCGACGCTCTATGTCTGCACCGACGCCGCTGAGCGCGAACCGCAGGTGGAGGCGTTCGCCAGCAAGACAGCTGGCCAGGCGGGTAGCCGCCTGCCGGCCTGTGGCTGGAGCGATGCGCAGCACCCGCTACGCATCGTCGAGCCGCAGACGCTGGAGGTGCTGGAGGATGATCAGGTCGGCGAAATCTGGGTTGCCGGGCCGAGCATCGCCCAGGGTTACTGGCGCAACCCTGAGGCGACTGCCGAGGCCTTCGTCGAGCGTGACGGCCGGCGCTGGCTGCGTACCGGCGACCTGGGCGTGGTGCGCGAGGGTCAGCTGTTCATCGCCGGGCGCCTGAAGGATCTGATCATTCTCAATGGTCAGAATTTCTACCCGCAGGACATCGAGCAGGCCCTGGAGCAGGACATCGAACTGCTGCGTCAGGGACGTACAGCCGCGTTCGCCGTTACTGACGAGCAGGGAATGGAGGGCGTTGGCCTGGCTCTGGAGGTCAGCCGCAACGTGCGCAAGCTGATCAGTGCCGAGATGATCTGCCAACGCATCGCCGATGGCATGGGTGAGCGCTTCCAGCTCGCGCCACAACTGATTCTGTTGCTCGAGCCAGGCGCCTTGCCGCGCACTACCAGCGGCAAGCTGCAGCGCTCGGCCTGTCGCAGCGGCTGGCAGAACGGCAGCCTGGCGATCTTCGCGCAGTGGTACAAGGGGCGCCTGCAAGGTGCTGATACGACGAATCCGCTGCCGCAAGCCAATGTCGTGCTGCCGCAGGTGCTGCAGGCCTGGCAGGAAGTGCTGGGCTGCACGGTGCTGGAGGAGGGCGACCACTTCTTCGCGCGCGGCGGCGACTCGGTGGGCGTGATGCAAGTGCTGGCGCGCCTCAACGCCGAGCTGGGGCTGGAGCTGCAGGCCGACAGCCTGTTCGAACGGCCGCGCCTGGGTGAATTCAGTGCCTGGGTCGCGGCGCAGCCGCGTACGGCCCGGCAGATGCCGCCACTGCAGGGCGAGGTGCGTGACGCGCAATGCGCGCAATCCTATGCGCAGCAGCGCCTGTGGTTTCTCGAGCGCTTGCAGGGGGATGCCAGCGCCTACCGGCTGGGCGGTGAACTGTGTTTCCGGGGCCGGCTCGACGAGGCGGCACTGCAGCGCAGCTTCGATGACCTGATCAGTCGCCACGAGAGCTTGCGCACGCGCTTCTCTGCTGGTGAAGAGGACGGCGTGCCGCTGCAGCGCATCGATCCGCCTTTTGCTGTCGATCTGGTGCGTTTCGATCTACGTGGCGAGGCGGATGGGGAGGCGGCACTGGCACGCCTGCGCGAGGCGCGGATGAACCTGCCGCTTGATCTGCAGCAAGGCCCCTTGTGGCATCTCGCCCTGGTGCGGGTAGGCGAGGCCGATCATCGCCTGTTGCTGGTGATGCACCACATCATCTGCGACGGTTGGTCGATCCAGGTGCTGATTCGCGAGTTCGCCCAGCTCTACGCTGCCCATGTACTCGGCCAGGCGGCGAACCTGCCGGCGCTGCCCGTGCAGTACGCCGACTATGCGATCTGGCAGCGACGCTGGCTACTGGCGGGCGAGGGTGAGCGTCAGCTGACTTATTGGAAGCAGCAGCTGGGCGATGAGCAGCCGTTGCTGCAACTGCCTGCCGACCATCCGCGCCCGGCGCGTCAGAGCCACCGGGGTGCGCGCCATGCCATTCGTCTCGATGAGGCGCTGAGCCAGCGTCTGCACGCGTACGCTGCTGATCAGGGCGTCACTCTGTTCATGCTGCTGCTGGCCGCCTTCAAGGTGCAACTGCAGCGTTACAGCGGCCAGCGCGATATCCGCGTCGGCGTGCCCAGTGCCGGGCGCGTGTGCCGGGAGACCGAGGCGCTGATCGGCTTCTTCGTCAACACCCAGGTGTTGCGCAGCGAGTTCGGCGGCGAGCACAGCTTCGCCGATGTGGTGGCCCAAGCGCGGGCAGCGGCCCTCGGCGCGCAGGATCACCAATTGCTGCCCTTCGAGCAACTGGTCGAGGCGCTGGCGCCGCAGCGCAGCCTGAGCCACAACCCGCTGTTCCAGGTGAAGTTCACCCAGCAGTTCGCCTTGGCCCAGGATCTGGCCCTACCCGGCGTAAGTCTCAGCGCGCGCCAGCTCGACGAGCAGGCCGCACACTTCGACCTGGGGCTGGATATTACCGACTTGCCCAAGGGTATCGAGGCTGCCTTCACCTATGCCCAGGATCTGTTCGACGCCGAGCGCATCAATGCATTGGCTGCCGATTTCGAGCAGCTGCTGGAGCAACTGCTGGCGCAGCCGCAAGCGCCGCTGGCCAGCCTGCAACTGACGGTACAGCCCTCGCAGGTGGTGGGCGTCGAGTGCAGGTTCGCCGCTGCGACGGTGCTCGATCTGTGGCAGCCGCATGTGCACGGCGAGGCCGTGGCTCTGATGCACGATGGCGTGCCCTGCAGTTTCGCCACGCTGGAAGCCCAGGCCAATCAGCTGGCACAGCATCTGCTCGCCCTAGGGGTGGCGCCGGAGCAGCGCGTCGCCCTGTGCCTGCAGCGTTCGCCGTCTTTCGTCATCGGCCTGCTGGCTGCGCTCAAGGTCGGGGCTGCCTTCGTGCCACTCGATCCGGCCTGGCCAGCGCAGCGCCAAGCGTTCGTCCTGGCCGACAGCGCCTGTGTGGCATTGCTCTGTGAATCCGTATCGGCGCAATCCTTCGCCGGCCCGAAGCTGGACTTCAGCGCCGATGCGCCGTGGCGCCAGCAGCCCAGCGAGGCGCCAACGGTGCTGGTGCATCCGCTACAGGCAGCCTATCTGATCTACACCTCCGGCACCACCGGCCAGCCCAAGGGCGCAGTGATCAGCCATGGGGCGCTGGCCGACTACGTACAGGGCATGCTCGAACAATTGGCTCTGGCGCCTGAGGCGAGCATGGCGATGGTGTCCACCGTTGCGGCCGACCTGGGCCATACCGTGCTGTTCGGCGCGCTGCTGTCCGGGCGTACCCTGCACCTGCTGAGCGCGGAAACCGTGGCCGATGCCGATAACCTTGGGGATTACCTGACCACGCAGCAGGTCGGCATTCTCAAGATCGTACCCACCCATTTGGCTGGCCTGCTGCAGGCCGGCGCAGGTGAGCGGGCGATACCTGCGCATGCTCTGATCGTTGGTGGCGAAGCCCTGCCGGCCGAACTGGTGAAGGAGGTCAAGCGTCTGCGCCCGCAGTGCCGGCTGATCAACCACTATGGCCCCAGTGAAACCACGGTCGGCGTGCTGACTTACGAGGTCACGGACGTCGAGCTGGCAGCACTGGGCGGCGTGGTGCCGATTGGCCGGCCATTGCCCAACGTCCGCGCCCTGGTGCTGGACATGGCCCTGACGCCGCTGCCGCAGGGTGCGGTCGGCGAGCTGTACCTGGGTGGGCCTGGCCTGGCACGCGGTTATCTCGATCGTCCGGGGCTGACGGCGGCGAGTTTCCTGCCCGATCCCTTCGCCAAGGGTGAGCGTCTTTATCGCACCGGCGACCGTGCGCGCCTGCTGGCCGACGGGCGTATCGAGTTTCTCGGGCGCAGCGATGATCAGGTAAAGGTGCGCGGTTATCGCGTCGCCCTCGGCGAGATCGTGGCGCAGCTGCGCGGCCTGGCGGGCATCGCCGATGCCCATGTGCAGCTGGACGAACGTGGCCAGTTGCTCGCCTATGCGGTCGCGCAGGAGTCTTCTCTCGACCCCGCGCAGGTGCAGGCACAACTGGCCGAGCGCCTGCCGGATTACATGCTGCCGAGCCATGTGCTGCTGCTCGAACGCTTCCCGCTGACCGCCAATGGCAAGCTCGATCGTCAGGCGCTGCCGCAACCGCAGGCGGCAGAGCAGGGTTTCGAGGCGCCGCACGAGGGCATCGAGACGCAACTGGCAGCGCTCTGGCAGCAGGTGCTGAAGGTCGAGCACGTCGGTCGGCACGACAACTTCTTCACCCTTGGCGGCGACTCCATCCTCAGTCTGCAGATCATCGCCCGGGCGCGGCGCCAGGGCATTCGCCTGACGCCCAAGCAACTGTTCGAGAAACAGAGCATTGCTGAGCTGGCGCAGGTCGCCGTAGTTGCAGAGACGCCGGTGGCACCCGCAAGTGCCAGCGCAGAGGTGACGCACAGCTTCGCCCTGACGCCGATCCAGGCGCGCTTCTTCGCCCAGCCTCCGGCGCGCATCGGCCACTGGAACCAGGCTTTGCTGCTGGCGGCGGACGAGCCGCTCGACGCTCGTGCGCTGGCTGAGGCACTGCAGGCCGTGGTGCGTCATCACGCCAGCCTGCGCCTGAGTTTTCAGCAGGACACGCAGGGCAACTGGCAGCAGCGCTATCGTGGTGCGCAGCCGGCGCAGGAGCTGCTGTGGGTCTGTCAGGTGGCCGCCGCCGATGACCTGCCGGCGCTGTGCGACGAAGCCCAGCGCAGCCTGGATATCGAGCGCGGCCCGCTGCTGCGCGCGGTACTGGCCCAGTTGCCGGACGGGCGCAATCGCCTGATGCTGGCTGTTCACCATCTGGCGGTCGATGGTGTGTCCTGGCGCGTGCTGCTCGACGATCTGCAGCAGGCCTATGCGCAGCGACTGGCCGGAGAGACGATTAGTCTCGCGGCCGTTGCGACCAGCTTCCAGCAATGGTCGGCGCATCTGCAGACCCTGGCGGGCAGCCCGCAGCTGGCAGCACAACTGGAGTACTGGCAGGGTTTCAGCGCCGCCGCAGCCTGTCTGCCCTGCGAACGGCCCGAAGGCAGCGCCAAGGTCGCCGATGCCGGCCAATTGCATCTGACGCTCGACGCTACCTCCACTGCGCGCCTGCTCGGCGAAGTGCCAGCGGCCTACCGCACGCAGATCAACGATGTGCTGCTGGCGGCGTTGGCCCAGGCCTTATGGCAGTGGAGCGGTCGCCGGCGCACGGTGATCAGCCTGGAGGGCCATGGCCGCGAGGAAGATCGGCTCGATCTGAGCCGCACGCTGGGCTGGTTCACAAGCCTGTACCCCGTGACGCTGCAGGCCAGCGATGACTTGAACGCTACCCTCAAACTGGTCAAGGAAGGGCTGCGTCAGGTGCCGGACAAGGGCATCGGCTACGGCGTACTCAAGTACCTGGCCAAGGCCCCGCTAGAGGAACTGACGGGCCAGGGGCTGACCTTCAACTACCTGGGCCGTTTCGATGACCAGGCCAGTGCACGCTGGCGTCTGGCCGACGAAGCGAGCGGCGCGCCACGCGACGGCAGCGGCCCGCTGGCCAATGCCCTGGCCATCGACGGTCAGGTGCGTGGTGGTTGCCTGCAACTGGCACTGACCTATAGCCGCGCGCGTTTCGAGGCGAGCACCGTCGAGCGTCTGCTGGGTTTGTACGACCAGGCGCTGCGGCAGTTGATCGAGCATTGCTGCGCGCCCGGAGCCGGCGGCCTGACACCTTCCGATTTCCCTCTGGCAACGCTCGGTCAGGCGCAACTCGACGCCTTGCCTTATGCGCCGCAGCAGATCGAGGATCTGTTCCCGCTGGCGCCGATGCAGCAGGGCATCCTCCTGCACAGCCAGCTGGAGCGGGGCAGCGGCATCTACCTGATGCAGGACCAGTATGCCGTGGCCAGTGCGCTGGATGTGGAAGCCTTCACCCATGCCTGGCAGCAGGTGGTGCAGCGTCACCCGGCGCTTCGCACAGCCTTCTGCAATCTCGACGACACACCGCATCAGCTGGTGCTGCGCCAGGTGCCTTCGCCCGTGCAGTTCCTCGATTTCAGCGAGCTGCCGCGCGATGAAGCCGAGGCCAGGTTGCAGGCAATCCTGGACGAGGAGCGTCAGCTTGGCTTCGACTTCACCCGGGCGCCGCTGCTGCGCCTGCGCCTGGTGAAGTTCGCCGAGGCCGATCTGCGCATCGTGCAGAGCCATCACCATGTCCTGATCGACGCCTGGTGCCGGGGCCTGATGCTGGCCGAGTTCTTCGCCCAGTACCGCGCTCGCCTGCTTGGGCGCAGGCTGCAACTGCCGCCGGCGCGACCCTATCGCGACTTCATCGCCTGGCTCGCACGTCAGGACGAGGCGGCCAGCCGTCGCTACTGGCAAGACGAGCTGGCCGGCTTCGACACGGTCACACCACTGCCTTATCGCTACCAGCAGGGCGAGGCGGGTATGCGCGATGTCAGCCTGGCGCTCGACGCGGCGCAGACCCGCGCTCTCGCCGAGCAGGCGCGGCGCCATCAGTTGACCGTCAACACCTTCGTCCAGGCTGCCTGGGCGCTGCTGTTGATGCGCTACAGTGGGCGTGATGACGTGCTGTTCGGCGTCACCGTGGCCGGTAGGCCTACCGAGCTGGAGGGTATCGAGGAGGCGCTGGGGCTGTTCATCAACACCTTGCCGCTGCGCGTGCAGCTCCCGGGTGCGGACTCGACCGGGCTGCAATTGCTGCAAGCGCTGCAGGCGCAAAATGCCGGCATGCGACAGCATGAGCAGCTGTCCCTGGCCGAGGTGCAGAGCTTCGCCGACACCCCGCGCGGCCAGCCGCTGTTCGACAGTCTGTTCGTATTCGAGAACGTGCCGCTCGGCGGCGAAGTGCAGCAGGCCGTTGAGACCTACCGCATCACGCCGTTGACCAACCGTACCCATACCAATTACCCCTTGACCGTGGTGCTGCTGCCGGGCTCCAGTTTGACCCTGCAACTAAGCTTCGATACTCAGCAGTTCGCCGTGGCCGACATGCAGGTGCTGGTCGAGCATTTCCGTCGTTTGCTACTGCAGTTGAGCGAGGCACCGCAACGTCCGCTGAGCGCATTGCGTCTGCTCGACGATGGCGAGCGCGACGCCCTGAGCCAACTGGGGCAGGGCCAGACGCAACCCCAGTGGTATGCGCAGAGTTACTTGGCGCGCTTCGAGGCCCAGGTCGAGCAGCATGGCGCCCGTACCGTGGCCCGCTGTCAGGGGCAGACGCTGTCCTACCTCGAGCTCAACGAGCGGGCCAACCGTATCGGTCACGGCCTGATCGAGTGCGGTGTGCAGTTCGATGACGTGGTGGCGCTGTATGCGCCCCGTGACCTGCCACTGCTGAGCCTGATCATCGGCGCATTCAAAGCCGGTGCCGCCTACCTGGCGCTGGACGAGCGCCATCCGCCGGCGCGCAGCGCGCGCATGCTGACCAGCAGCGCCGCACCGGTGCTGATCACCCCGCGCGAGCAGCTGGCGCAGGTTCAGGCGATGCTCGCCGAACTGCCGCAGCCGCCGCGCGTGCTGGTCTATGAAGACCTGCTGGAGCATAGCCGCAGCGACAATCCCGGGCGCTATGCCGGCCCCGAGCACTTGGCCTACCTGATCTACACCTCCGGCTCCACCGGCGAGCCAAAAGGGGTGATGGTCAGCCAGCGCGGCATGCTCAACAACCAGTTGGCCAAGGTGCCTTATCTGCAACTCGGCGAAGCGGACGTGATCGCCCAGACTGCCGCCACCGGCTTCGATATCTCGGTCTGGCAGCTGCTCACCGCGCCGCTGTTCGGTGGCGCGCTGGAGATCATCCCCGATGCCATCACCCATGACCCGCAGGCCCTGCTCGCGTGCGTCGCTGATACCGGGGTGAGCGTGCTGGAGGCGGTGCCGGCGGTGATCGACGGCATGCTCGAAGCGTCGCCCGTGGCGCTGCCGGCATTGCGCTGGCTGTTGCCCACCGGCGAGGCGCTGAGCCATGAGCTGGCCACGCGCTGGTTCGCCCGCTACCCGCAGGTGCCAATGATCAACGCCTACGGCCCGGCCGAGTGCGCCGATGACGTGACGCTGTACCGTCTGGACGCGGCTCCGCCGCGGCGACAGCCCATCGCCATTGGCCAGCCGACCGACAACAACCGCCTGTACGTGCTGGGCGGCGACCTCGAGTTGCTGCCCAGCGGTGTGGTCGGCGAGCTGTACATCGGTGGCACCGGTGTGGGCCGTGGCTATGCCGCGCGCCCGGGGCTGACGGCCGAACGCTTTGTGCCCGACCCCTTCGGCGCACCTGGCGAGCGCCTGTATCGCAGCGGCGATCTGGCGCGCTGGAACGCCGAGGGCTACCTCGAATACGTCGGCCGGGTGGACTTCCAGGTGAAGATCCGTGGCCAACGTATCGAACTGGGCGAGATCGAGGCCTGTCTGCTGGCCAGTGCGCCGCTGCGTCAGGCAGTGGTGGGCGCCCACGAGGGCGCCGCCGGTACGCAGCTGATCGCCTATGGCGTGGCCGAAGCCGGCCAGCAGGTTGAGGTGCAGGCGCTGCGTGAGGCGCTGGCTGCGCAGTTGCCAGCCTACATGGTACCGGCGCAGATCATCCTGTTGCCGCGCCTGCCGCTCAACGCCAACGGCAAGCTGGATCGCCGCGCGCTGCCGGCACCACAGGTGCAGGCACACAGCTTCGAGGCGCCACAGGGTGAGCTGGAGCAGCATTTG